A portion of the Carya illinoinensis cultivar Pawnee chromosome 11, C.illinoinensisPawnee_v1, whole genome shotgun sequence genome contains these proteins:
- the LOC122280374 gene encoding uncharacterized protein LOC122280374 has protein sequence MGMGMAGMAVRVLAAGSRSMSTKAHNSIPKEIAKAINPKTASSEFRKFLGIPHSSRSQNALLISKFIRLYNFRSPGIKKDNIWEENLNKMLQGKDRVGLPEIAKLLSPQFNQKGGMNAVSNSEDSKQQMGNVKGKAKKKGSKKK, from the exons ATGGGGATGGGAATGGCGGGTATGGCAGTTAGGGTTTTGGCAGCAGGAAGCAGAAGCATGAGCACCAAAGCTCATAATTCCATTCCCAAAGAGATAGCCAAAGCGATCAATCCTAAGACTGCTTCTTCGGAGTTTCGCAAGTTCCTCGGCATTCCTCACTCCTCTCGTTCTCAAAACGCCTTGTTAATCTCCAAGTTCATCAGACTCTACAATTTCAgg AGCCCCGGTATCAAAAAGGACAATATTTGGGAGGAGAACTTGAATAAAATGTTACAAGGGAAAGACAGAGTTGGTCTCCCAGAGATTGCCAAATTGCTATCTCCACAATTCAACCAAAAAGGAGGCATGAACGCAGTTTCGAACTCTGAGGATAGCAAACAACAAATGGGCAACGTGAAAGGGAAGGCAAAAAAGAAGGGCTCAAAGAAGAAGTAG